From the genome of Methanothrix soehngenii GP6:
CCACCACTTCCTTTGATGTGAGTCCGTCCAGATCATTCATATTTTATTCCTTTCTCGCCTCTTGTCGAATGCGATTAAATTACATTGATCACTATTCTGCTGGATCTGCCCGCAGAGCCTCTCATCCCTTCATCCATCTCTTCCATCATCGGAAGATGCTGCAATAGAAGCCTGGATCAAGTGCTGCTGCCATTTGATTTTGAAGCGATTGCCCTTGGCTGATCCAACACTTCAGATCTTTTCTGCTTAGATATCTTTGGGTATATCAATCCAATGTACGGGCTCCAGCTTTCTGTAAAGCTTGATAGATACTGTATTGGCTCAAAAACCTGCTAAGATGAAACAATACTAAAGGAAAAGACGATATCAAAAAAATGTTTTCGCTTGATAAAACGCTCTTGAAAAAATGGCCGCATAAGATGCAAGCAAAGAAGGGAGAGGAAGGAGGGAGGGGAAAGCCGTTTTAAAATGAAGTGTAAGAGGGGATGTAACGACTTTCGCCATCATGTATATAGTCGATTGCCGAGATATATAGTTTTCGATATAGGTCCATACTGCACATTCTCATGAATGCCTCCAGGCTTCCTTTCCTTGATCATCTGCGCGCTGGGCATCATGGATGCTGGATGACGTCATTAAGGGACGAGCCCAAAAAATTGTGGGGAAGAATATCACACCGGAGTATAAGCTATATTGTCGGTGTTCGGCCATTAAAAAAAAAGATGCAAAGAGCGATTATTATCGCCCTTGCATCATCTTCTTGACCTGCCGCTGTAGCTTATCCAGCTCTCCGGTCTGATACAGATAGATTCCTGCCCCGATGGCAATGAGCAAAACGAGGATTAGGCCTATCAGCCAGCTGCTGGTTTGCGCCTCCTCCACATTCACTGTCCCGGTTTTTCCATTCAGGCTGAACCTATGCAATCCCGTCTCATCCGGATTGTAGCTGAACTGCACCGTGCTGTTCTCGCCCGCCTCTACAGTCACATCCTTGCTCTCGGCGAGGGTATCGTTTACCATCAGATTAAGGGTGATGGTATCCACCTCGCTGCCCTTGTTATGCACAACAGCCGAGATCTTCATGGACTGCTTGGCATTAGCCGTCTCGGGCAGAGTCAAGTCCATAACCTCCAATGCCGAGGTCACCATTATCTTCCTGCTGGCGGAACTGTATCCCTCTTTCTCCACCTTCAGGGAATGCTCTCCGGTCAAATTGACTGCATAAGTGAAGGTACCCTGAGAGCTGGTGTTTCCTATCTCATTGTCATCCAAGAGGATCTGTGCGCCTGCCACAGGTGTCTGGTTTATCCCCTCGGTGACGGTTATCAAGAAGTTCTCTCCAGCTGACACCTCCGCCGGGGCATTGAGAATAAGCTGATTGGCCAGTGTGACATTTGCCCTCTGAGCAGCGGTAAGCTGTGAGGCCTCCTCCACAGTTCTTACCACCATATCGGCGGTAGCATCATTGTAGCCGGTCTTCCTGGCAACAACCTTCACAGTGCCTGTGCTCTTTGGGATGTAGCTGATCGATCCGGTTGAATCGGTGGTTCCAATGGTGTTGCCATCGATTGAGATCGCTACACCGGATAGGGCTGAAGTTCCAGAGCGGACGGCAATCTGGGCTGCTTTGTCCACAACCGCACCAGAGACCGTCAAGGACAATGCGGTTCCCTCGCCCGTCTTGGTGGCAATTGGGGCCAGCAACCTCTTATCGCTGTCTGCGACCTGAATCCTCAGGTTATCCATGATATCGACGTCCTTACCCCTGGACAGGCTTATGGTACCATCATTGGTCAGGGTTATGCCGTCATAATCCAGGGAATCCACCTTCATCTTACCATGCATCTCCCCTTCTTCAACCGACTCGGGGCTATCGGATATCTGGAATATGGCGTCCACGGTGGCGAGGTCTGATTCAGTGCTTCTGAACACGCTCTCGACATGAGCAGAGATGAGTGGAACATCCTTCTCCCCGCCCATATCTATCTTGTATAGGTAATTGGACGAACCGTCAGTCGGATCGTTGGATGGAGTGACTACCTTGCTGTCCACCTCATCTCCGTCCTTGGCCAAAGCGAGATAGACCTTATTTCCGTTCAGGTCCACCTGCTTGATGCGCAGCTCATAGCCCTCCTCCAAAGAGAGGACAGATCCGCTGGCAATGGTGCGGCTGTCGTCGCTGTCCGTCAGGACGCGCCTCAACTGGCCTTCCCCTATAATGCTGGCCTCATCGGTGAACTCCGTCTCGTCGTTGTAGCCGGCAAAGTACTTGTCCGCCATGAAGCCGATTACATCGTACTTCCCCCAATCGCTGAACTCGAACTTCACCGGCTGGGATTTTGTGGAGTATTCCAGGTCGCCCTCTTCGATCTTGCTGCCGCCACTGATCCTCATGGTCATGTTCTCAGTGCCGACGTCATCGTCTATGTCATAATAGAATCCCTCGAAGTTGTAAGGATTCCAGGTGAACTCGCTCGTCTCTGATGGATCGATCACTGTGCCTCTGACATCATAGCTTCCCGTCTTCTTGACCAAGGGGGCAAACCGGAGTTCATCGGCATCGGCAACCAGGAATGAGACATCTCCGAAGATCTCCACTGTGCTTCCTCTTCTCAGGGTGAGCGAGTCTTCGT
Proteins encoded in this window:
- a CDS encoding S-layer protein domain-containing protein, with protein sequence MDYVRIGGVCLLLIVLAAALPADVLAQASESSSGAAPSISHSLLSGSSAQESSISAETLSKRNIGLKPLGSKSSTPTGAAASDQSAAQASSASAAPATQAATAPAAATVTTSQVSSSAPAQPESSSQNAPPAEQTSSASQQESSGSATTPASNDIITPDQISQDTIAADASTDSAATTPAEAASSGTSSGGSASEVVTPPEDVAAGTVVSATDSAADASTEAAENVTDEQSTDELTAENESQNETETESEEAEEEEIEEGDNRIWREGKSPYKYTWTPKTFSGFFYDLENEVGTERLTVDLEPNERSLETGKISYSTKPEATDFEFDDWGEYEVIGFMAEKYFAGYKASDLINDDRSLINDGQLRRVLVDSDEEKTVTTGSVLPLEEGYELRIKQIDIDGNKVYMALAKDGDEIDSKVIDPSNLDSSTYNYEVEVAGEDTSLILAHISNVFASTESALVTIDGLFQISDTYASVEDGDKYGKMEVKSVSDEGVEMENEDSLTLRRGSTVEIFGDVSFLVADADELRFAPLVKKTGSYDVRGTVIDPSETSEFTWNPYNFEGFYYDIDDDVGTENMTMRISGGSKIEEGDLEYSTKSQPVKFEFSDWGKYDVIGFMADKYFAGYNDETEFTDEASIIGEGQLRRVLTDSDDSRTIASGSVLSLEEGYELRIKQVDLNGNKVYLALAKDGDEVDSKVVTPSNDPTDGSSNYLYKIDMGGEKDVPLISAHVESVFRSTESDLATVDAIFQISDSPESVEEGEMHGKMKVDSLDYDGITLTNDGTISLSRGKDVDIMDNLRIQVADSDKRLLAPIATKTGEGTALSLTVSGAVVDKAAQIAVRSGTSALSGVAISIDGNTIGTTDSTGSISYIPKSTGTVKVVARKTGYNDATADMVVRTVEEASQLTAAQRANVTLANQLILNAPAEVSAGENFLITVTEGINQTPVAGAQILLDDNEIGNTSSQGTFTYAVNLTGEHSLKVEKEGYSSASRKIMVTSALEVMDLTLPETANAKQSMKISAVVHNKGSEVDTITLNLMVNDTLAESKDVTVEAGENSTVQFSYNPDETGLHRFSLNGKTGTVNVEEAQTSSWLIGLILVLLIAIGAGIYLYQTGELDKLQRQVKKMMQGR